The sequence below is a genomic window from Raphanus sativus cultivar WK10039 unplaced genomic scaffold, ASM80110v3 Scaffold1354, whole genome shotgun sequence.
CGTACTCTTTCAGACCAAATCAGAACTGAAGTCattttaagaaaagaaagagaaacaggtcaaagaagaagaagaagaagacacacaTATTATGATGGCTTGTAGTATTTGGTGGCCACAAACGGCATCTTGGTGATGTTGCCTTCATAAGGTTTCCCACGGACCAAGATCTTCACTTTGGTCCCGTTCTTGTGCTGACCTGACTTCACGTACCCCATGGCTACGTTCTTCTTCAAGTTGGGGCTAAACCCACCACTCGTGATCTCTCCAATCTTGTCCCCATTCTCATCGTGCACCTCGCTATGCGACCTCGCCGGCGGTCCAGAAGAGAAGAATCCAACCCTCCTGATAGTAGGTCCGTCTTGAAGCTGTTTGAGGATCACATCAGCGCCAAGAAACCCTCCTTCTGCTCTTCTGCGTTTCCCTATGGCCCATGTGAGTCCAGCTTCGACGGGAGTAATATGTTGCTCCATGTCGTTACCGTATAGACATAGCCCTGCTTCTAGCCTGAGACTGTCTCTTGCTCCTAGACCAGTAAGCCTTACCTTCCCCTCGGACTTCTCCAAGATTGCTTTGGCTAAATCAACTGCATGCTCTGATGGAACAGAGATCTCAAACCCGTCTTCTCCAGTATACCTGTAAACCACACACAACAGACAGATTCATTAACTGTATTGTCTACTTGGAGAAAGAAACAAGAGAAGAGAGTGAAACATGATATAACATTACCCGGTCCTGGTAAGGAAGCAGGTGGAACCATTAATGTCCAGGATCTGGAACTGTCCAAAGTAAAGCTTGCTCAAGTCTTCTTTAGTCAAGTGTTGAAGCACCGGAGCAGCCAAAGGACCCTAACACATTGCAAAAAGGTTCAAgaaccacacaaaaaaaagaaacaatcatTAGCTTTCAAATCAATAAAAGCCACAAAACCTGAAGGGCGAGAAGAGATCTCTCATCATGGATATGCCAAGAGACATCACCTCCTTTAGACTTAAAAGCCTTCATATGCTCCTCAATATGAGCCAAATCCTTATCCCTACAACCAGCGTTCACCACCAGATAGATATGCTCATCAGTCACTTTAGTAATCACCGAGTCATCAATGGCCCCTCCTTTCTCATTCGTGAACACTGTCAAGCTCCCCGTTCCAGGAGCCAGACCAGCCACGTCAGCAACCACGAGGGTCTCGAGGAAAGGCACACAGTCTTTGCCCTTGAGGCTTAAGCCACACATGTGCGCAACGTCGAACAAACTCCCGTTGACCCTGCAGTTAACAGTTGAGTCGATGATGGAGTCTTTGTACTGAATCGGCATGCTCCAACCGGCGAAAGGAACCATCTTTCCTCCGTGTGCGACGTGGAAGTCGTAAAGGGCGGTTTTTTTAAGGTCAGCAGCGCCAGAGGCGAAGCAGCGGCGTGAGACGGCTTTCTTGTCGGTTTGAGCAAGACGACGGGTTATGGATTGGCCTAGCTGCCATAGACTCCCACCTCtcatcttctcctcctcctccttaaCCTATATACACAGTTTCGATCCAAGTATAATCAAAACCACATGAATGAATGCATTTcatccagagagagagagagatgaatgaATGCATTTCATCCAAAGGAGAACACTTTGAATCTCATAGACAAAAAAGGTGAACACTTTGAATCCATAAAGTCTTTTAACAATAAGATTTAGATTTGTTAAATAACATCTGAAAGAACAATCTGGGAGCTCAGTAATTGTAATGAGATCAAACTTCCATGTTCAtacaaaaaaagaaggaaacagAGAACATACATCAACAAATGTTGTAGCAATCAATAATCTGTGAATGAAAACATAAACGCgagaagaagaaatgaaaaGGGGTCGCGAAGATATCTTACAAAGATTGAGACTTTGTGTTGTTTGCCTCTGGAGAGATTCCTGAATCCTACTACTACCTTTGTAGTGTTGGTACAATTAACTGATGGTTCGgtagtaaacaaaataaaaaataagaggggcttttatatatttttagggaTTAAAAAGTTGGAAAATTTAATTAAAGTAGAGATGTGGGGAAAATATAtgggagagaaaaagaaagggCTGGTGGTGGTGTGGAGGCAAACATCATCCAAAAAAGCAACCACATCCTCATTGAGTGGTAAGTGTATGTtctattatcttcttcttcctttatagttttgtaaaatcaaaataaacatatgCTATAGTTTtgcaaaacataaaagaaatgtTTGATCTTTGTGCCATTTTGTGATACAACTTTCTTGTGAGTTGTAGACATTCTATCCATTACAACCGGTCTTCAATCGAGTTACCAATTTGGTACAGAAATTTTGAATTCTACTAGACCATTCATAACCGGTAAACACCAAAACCAGATGGTGGGTATATTTTATTCAGGAACGTAACAGAGTTTTTAGCTCAAAAGTTAAAAAAGAACAAGCACATAGCACACGACACACAAAAAGTGAAGTACTGAACCACCAACATCTTATTTAGATCAAATACTAAGTCTTTTCTCTACTTCAAAAgatcacatattt
It includes:
- the LOC130504090 gene encoding aminomethyltransferase, mitochondrial-like, whose product is MRGGSLWQLGQSITRRLAQTDKKAVSRRCFASGAADLKKTALYDFHVAHGGKMVPFAGWSMPIQYKDSIIDSTVNCRVNGSLFDVAHMCGLSLKGKDCVPFLETLVVADVAGLAPGTGSLTVFTNEKGGAIDDSVITKVTDEHIYLVVNAGCRDKDLAHIEEHMKAFKSKGGDVSWHIHDERSLLALQGPLAAPVLQHLTKEDLSKLYFGQFQILDINGSTCFLTRTGYTGEDGFEISVPSEHAVDLAKAILEKSEGKVRLTGLGARDSLRLEAGLCLYGNDMEQHITPVEAGLTWAIGKRRRAEGGFLGADVILKQLQDGPTIRRVGFFSSGPPARSHSEVHDENGDKIGEITSGGFSPNLKKNVAMGYVKSGQHKNGTKVKILVRGKPYEGNITKMPFVATKYYKPS